One Paenibacillus sp. FSL W8-0186 genomic window carries:
- a CDS encoding sensor histidine kinase: MDFQADAIDRVIKNAISVMENSKLQMLEILDSARNELKTLNNELQQVMKETAETVEKVDQLEVNYRRSRIRLTEVSRDFVRYKEEDIKQAYEKATQLQLDLLIYREKEMYLKARRDELQKRARNVDKSVERAETIGTQMGVVLEYLSGELGQVTRILESAKNRQIIGLKIILAQEEERKRISREIHDGPAQLLANLVLRTEIVERMLARQEFKMVQDEIIDLKGQVRSSLEEMRKVIFNLRPMALDDLGLIPTLRKYVHDYEEKTKIRTTFETRGKEYRLSSAMEAAVFRLVQEALTNAAKHAFPTYVIVEITYQAQMVKIMVQDNGLGFKVDQLELKNKEHTHFGLIGMRERVELLEGRMEIESTANLGTKIVIHIPTNAEKRKELQDG; this comes from the coding sequence TTGGACTTTCAAGCCGATGCTATAGATCGCGTCATTAAGAACGCTATAAGCGTTATGGAGAACAGCAAACTGCAAATGCTGGAAATATTGGATTCGGCACGAAATGAGCTGAAAACGCTGAATAACGAGCTTCAGCAGGTCATGAAGGAAACGGCGGAAACCGTGGAAAAGGTTGACCAGCTTGAGGTAAATTACCGGCGTTCCCGCATCCGGCTGACGGAAGTCAGCCGGGATTTCGTGCGCTATAAAGAAGAGGATATCAAGCAGGCTTACGAGAAGGCGACACAGCTGCAGCTCGACCTGCTTATTTACCGTGAAAAAGAAATGTATCTGAAGGCCCGGCGTGATGAATTGCAAAAGAGGGCTCGCAATGTGGATAAATCCGTCGAGCGGGCTGAGACCATCGGCACGCAGATGGGAGTTGTGTTAGAATACTTGTCAGGGGAGCTGGGACAAGTTACTCGGATTCTGGAATCTGCCAAAAACCGCCAGATCATCGGCTTGAAAATAATACTGGCCCAGGAAGAGGAACGCAAGAGAATCTCCCGCGAGATACATGACGGTCCCGCGCAACTGCTCGCAAATCTAGTGCTTAGGACGGAAATTGTAGAAAGAATGCTAGCTAGGCAGGAATTTAAGATGGTCCAGGACGAAATAATAGATTTAAAGGGACAAGTGCGCTCCAGCTTGGAAGAAATGCGAAAAGTCATCTTTAATCTTAGACCGATGGCGCTGGATGATTTGGGGCTCATTCCGACATTGCGCAAATATGTGCATGACTATGAAGAGAAGACAAAAATCCGAACGACCTTTGAGACAAGGGGCAAGGAATACCGTCTTAGCTCGGCCATGGAGGCAGCAGTATTCAGATTAGTCCAGGAAGCGCTCACCAATGCGGCAAAACATGCCTTTCCAACGTATGTCATCGTAGAAATTACGTATCAAGCCCAGATGGTTAAAATTATGGTTCAAGATAACGGACTGGGGTTCAAGGTGGATCAGCTGGAGCTTAAGAACAAAGAGCACACCCATTTTGGATTAATTGGCATGCGGGAAAGGGTGGAGTTGCTGGAAGGAAGAATGGAAATAGAATCAACGGCGAATTTGGGTACCAAAATCGTCATCCATATCCCGACAAACGCAGAGAAGAGGAAGGAGTTACAGGATGGATAA
- a CDS encoding response regulator transcription factor has product MDNLNSNTRQTIKVLLADDHQLFREGLKRILNMEEDIEVVGECGDGSQVLEACQQLFPEIVLMDINMPQLNGVDATAELRDALPEVKVIILSIHDDESYVFETLRKGATGYLLKDMEAESLVNAIRTVAEGNAFIHPKVTGKLIQQLRRMEYLSETGAIAEDSAIREAGVKFVAGDDNPLTRREAEVLRLMAEGRSNKMIGEHLFISEKTVKNHVSSILQKMDVDDRTQAVINAIKFGWVTL; this is encoded by the coding sequence ATGGATAATCTTAATTCTAACACTAGACAAACAATCAAAGTTCTCTTGGCTGATGATCATCAACTTTTTCGCGAGGGGCTTAAACGGATTCTAAACATGGAGGAAGATATCGAAGTTGTTGGCGAATGCGGCGACGGGTCCCAAGTTCTAGAAGCATGCCAGCAGTTATTTCCCGAAATCGTTTTGATGGACATTAATATGCCGCAATTGAACGGAGTGGACGCGACGGCAGAGCTTCGCGATGCCCTTCCTGAGGTAAAAGTAATTATTCTATCTATACATGATGACGAAAGTTATGTGTTTGAGACGCTGCGCAAAGGAGCTACTGGCTATTTGCTGAAGGATATGGAGGCGGAGTCGCTTGTCAATGCGATTCGTACCGTAGCTGAGGGCAACGCCTTTATTCATCCAAAGGTGACGGGCAAACTGATTCAGCAGCTGCGCCGGATGGAGTATTTAAGTGAGACTGGGGCAATTGCGGAAGACAGCGCCATTCGTGAAGCCGGGGTGAAATTTGTAGCCGGTGACGACAATCCGCTCACAAGACGGGAAGCAGAGGTACTCCGTTTGATGGCGGAAGGCCGCAGCAATAAAATGATCGGCGAGCACTTGTTTATCAGTGAGAAGACGGTCAAGAACCATGTCAGCAGCATTTTGCAAAAGATGGATGTAGATGATCGAACGCAAGCCGTAATAAACGCGATCAAATTCGGTTGGGTAACTTTATAA